In the Variovorax sp. S12S4 genome, one interval contains:
- a CDS encoding sugar ABC transporter ATP-binding protein, which translates to MTAAETKGSVAVEFADVVKAFGPVQVLHGVSFALAPGRVYGLLGENGAGKSTLMKILSGYEQPTGGTLRINGEPRHFASSRDAEALGIVLIHQEFNLAEDLSVAQNIFLGHEKKKGWLLDDASMERDAAAALAAVGLQVDPRTKVRRLIVAEKQLVEIAKAIARRARLLIMDEPTATLTPGETERLFKLIAQLRADGVTIVYISHKLDEVEQVTDEVIVMRDGRFVARAPTPEVSRQQMANLMVGRELADLYPPRDVVVAADAPAMRVRNFSVPGWANDVGFEVRPGEILGFAGLVGAGRTELFEGLLGLRPASGQVEMLGKAVPDQKGWRNPRDAAKHGLTYLSEDRKGKGLHVNFGLRQNLTLMALERYTRPWLQPDAERGALAEAVKDYGIRTGSLDVRASSLSGGNQQKLALAKVLQPKPKVVVLDEPTRGVDIGAKRDIYFLIQRLAREGLAVIVVSSELMELIGLCHRVAVMRAGRLVATLNADNLTEEELIAHATGTADTHAAA; encoded by the coding sequence ATGACCGCAGCAGAAACCAAGGGAAGCGTTGCAGTCGAGTTTGCCGATGTGGTGAAGGCCTTCGGCCCCGTGCAGGTGCTGCACGGCGTGAGCTTTGCGCTGGCGCCGGGTCGCGTCTACGGGCTGCTCGGCGAAAACGGCGCCGGCAAATCGACATTGATGAAGATTCTCTCGGGCTACGAACAGCCGACCGGCGGCACGCTGCGCATCAACGGCGAGCCCCGGCACTTTGCGAGCTCGCGCGATGCGGAGGCGCTGGGCATCGTGCTGATTCACCAGGAATTCAATCTCGCCGAAGACCTGAGCGTGGCGCAGAACATCTTTCTCGGCCACGAGAAGAAAAAAGGCTGGCTGCTCGACGATGCGTCAATGGAACGCGATGCCGCCGCCGCACTGGCCGCAGTCGGGCTGCAGGTCGATCCGCGCACCAAGGTGCGCCGCCTCATCGTCGCGGAAAAGCAGCTCGTCGAAATTGCCAAGGCCATTGCACGCCGCGCGCGCCTGCTCATCATGGACGAGCCCACCGCCACGCTCACGCCCGGCGAGACCGAGCGGCTCTTCAAGCTCATTGCGCAGCTGCGCGCCGACGGCGTGACCATCGTCTACATCTCGCACAAGCTCGACGAAGTGGAGCAGGTGACCGACGAGGTGATCGTGATGCGCGATGGCCGCTTTGTCGCGCGCGCACCCACGCCCGAGGTCTCGCGCCAGCAGATGGCCAACCTCATGGTGGGCCGCGAACTGGCCGACCTGTACCCGCCGCGCGACGTGGTGGTGGCCGCCGACGCGCCTGCCATGCGCGTGCGCAACTTCAGCGTGCCCGGCTGGGCGAACGATGTCGGCTTCGAAGTGCGTCCCGGAGAGATCCTCGGCTTTGCGGGCCTGGTCGGCGCGGGCCGCACCGAGCTGTTCGAAGGCCTGCTGGGCCTCCGGCCTGCGAGCGGCCAGGTCGAGATGCTCGGCAAGGCGGTGCCCGACCAGAAGGGCTGGCGCAATCCGCGCGACGCCGCAAAACACGGCCTCACCTACCTGAGCGAAGACCGCAAGGGCAAGGGCCTTCACGTGAACTTCGGACTGCGCCAGAACCTCACGCTGATGGCGCTCGAGCGCTACACCCGCCCATGGCTCCAGCCCGATGCCGAACGCGGCGCGCTGGCCGAGGCCGTGAAGGACTACGGCATTCGCACCGGCTCGCTCGACGTGCGCGCATCGTCGCTCTCGGGCGGCAACCAGCAGAAGCTCGCGCTCGCCAAGGTGCTGCAGCCCAAGCCCAAGGTGGTGGTGCTCGACGAGCCCACGCGCGGCGTGGACATCGGCGCCAAGCGCGACATCTATTTCCTGATCCAGCGACTCGCCCGTGAAGGGCTCGCGGTGATCGTCGTTTCGTCGGAACTGATGGAACTCATCGGCCTGTGCCACCGCGTGGCGGTGATGCGCGCGGGGCGCCTCGTCGCCACGCTCAATGCCGACAACCTGACTGAAGAGGAGCTCATCGCTCATGCCACCGGAACAGCAGACACCCATGCCGCAGCCTGA
- a CDS encoding ROK family protein, which translates to MRLLETTFWSAGGSRHAMAEQLGFSKSKANALIAGLVEQGLLAEAGLQRSSGGRRAENLQLHAGLGVLVGIDIGATSLDVAVLRPDLTVLAQHDEPADVREGPAVVLARVRVLMRELLARCNSGAKDVLGIGIGVPGPVNFEIGQLVNPPLMPAWDSFSIRDYLREDYAAPVFVDNDVNLMALGELWRLKRSLNNFLVIKIGTGIGCGIVCHGEVYRGAAGSAGDVGHICVDQEGPRCHCGNVGCVEAMAAGPAITRMAVQAAEAGESAMLAECLRVHGRIEAVDVGQASRAGDTAANGIIQNAGNLIGQMLASVVNFFNPSHVFIGGGITRIGPLFLAAVRQSVYQRSLALSTRHLEIQYTPLGVQGGLIGAGVLAMHETLKVRGVAP; encoded by the coding sequence ATGCGGTTGCTGGAGACCACCTTCTGGTCGGCCGGCGGCTCGCGCCATGCCATGGCCGAACAGCTCGGCTTCTCCAAGAGCAAGGCGAATGCGCTGATTGCGGGCCTCGTCGAACAAGGCCTCCTGGCCGAAGCTGGTCTCCAGCGCTCATCCGGCGGGCGGCGTGCCGAAAACCTGCAGCTGCATGCCGGCCTGGGCGTGCTGGTCGGCATCGACATTGGCGCCACCAGCCTCGATGTTGCGGTGTTGCGCCCCGACCTCACCGTGCTTGCCCAGCATGACGAACCCGCCGACGTGCGCGAAGGCCCGGCTGTCGTGCTGGCGCGGGTGCGCGTGCTGATGCGCGAATTGCTCGCGCGTTGCAACAGCGGCGCAAAGGACGTGCTCGGTATCGGCATCGGCGTGCCCGGCCCCGTCAACTTCGAGATCGGCCAGCTCGTGAACCCGCCGCTGATGCCCGCGTGGGACAGCTTCTCGATCCGCGACTACCTGCGCGAAGATTACGCGGCGCCCGTCTTCGTCGACAACGACGTGAACCTGATGGCGCTCGGCGAGCTCTGGCGGCTGAAGCGCTCGCTCAACAATTTTCTCGTGATCAAGATCGGAACCGGCATCGGCTGCGGCATCGTCTGCCACGGCGAGGTCTATCGCGGCGCCGCCGGCTCGGCCGGCGACGTGGGGCACATCTGCGTCGACCAGGAAGGCCCGCGCTGCCACTGCGGCAACGTGGGCTGCGTGGAAGCCATGGCGGCGGGGCCGGCCATCACGCGCATGGCCGTGCAGGCGGCCGAAGCCGGCGAAAGCGCCATGCTCGCCGAATGCCTGCGGGTGCATGGGCGCATCGAAGCCGTCGACGTCGGCCAGGCGAGCCGCGCGGGCGACACGGCGGCCAACGGCATCATCCAGAACGCCGGCAACCTCATCGGCCAGATGCTGGCGTCGGTGGTGAATTTCTTCAATCCGTCGCACGTGTTCATCGGCGGCGGCATCACGCGCATCGGGCCGCTGTTTCTGGCGGCCGTGCGGCAGAGCGTCTACCAGCGCTCGCTCGCGCTCTCGACCCGGCACCTGGAGATCCAGTACACGCCGCTGGGCGTGCAGGGCGGGCTGATCGGCGCCGGCGTGCTCGCAATGCACGAAACACTGAAAGTCCGCGGAGTGGCGCCATGA
- a CDS encoding F0F1 ATP synthase subunit epsilon, with protein sequence MANTIHVDVVSAEESIFSGEAKFVALPGEAGELGIYPRHTPLITRIRPGAVRIETADGGEEFVFVAGGILEVQPDTVTVLSDTAIRGKDLDDEKANQAKAAAEEALKNAKSDIDIAMAQSELAVMAAQIAALRKYRQKK encoded by the coding sequence ATGGCAAACACCATTCACGTCGACGTGGTCTCCGCAGAAGAGTCGATCTTCTCGGGCGAGGCCAAGTTCGTCGCGCTGCCCGGTGAAGCCGGCGAGCTCGGCATCTATCCGCGCCACACGCCGCTGATCACGCGCATCCGCCCGGGTGCAGTGCGCATCGAAACGGCCGACGGCGGCGAAGAGTTCGTCTTCGTGGCTGGCGGCATTCTCGAAGTGCAGCCCGACACCGTCACCGTGCTGTCCGACACCGCCATTCGCGGCAAGGACCTCGACGACGAAAAGGCCAACCAGGCCAAGGCCGCCGCCGAGGAAGCGCTCAAGAATGCCAAGAGCGACATCGACATTGCCATGGCGCAATCCGAACTCGCCGTCATGGCTGCCCAGATCGCGGCGCTTCGCAAGTACCGCCAGAAGAAGTAA
- the atpD gene encoding F0F1 ATP synthase subunit beta, producing MAQANAVQGKIVQCIGAVVDVEFPRDQMPKVYDALKFEGSALTLEVQQQLGDGVVRTIALGSSDGLRRGLIVTNTGAPITVPVGKATLGRIMDVLGAPIDERGPVGQELTASIHRKAPAYDELSPSQDLLETGIKVIDLVCPFAKGGKVGLFGGAGVGKTVNMMELINNIAKAHSGLSVFAGVGERTREGNDFYHEMADSGVVNLEKLEDSKVAMVYGQMNEPPGNRLRVALTGLTIAESFRDEGRDVLFFVDNIYRYTLAGTEVSALLGRMPSAVGYQPTLAEEMGRLQERITSTKVGSITSIQAVYVPADDLTDPSPATTFAHLDSTVVLSRDIASLGIYPAVDPLDSTSRQLDPNVVGEEHYNVARAVQGTLQRYKELRDIIAILGMDELAPEDKLAVARARKIQRFLSQPFHVAEVFTGSPGKYVPLAETIRGFKMIVNGEADHLPEQAFYMVGTIDEAFEKAKKVA from the coding sequence ATGGCTCAAGCAAACGCAGTGCAAGGCAAGATCGTTCAATGTATCGGCGCTGTGGTCGACGTGGAGTTCCCGCGCGACCAGATGCCGAAGGTCTATGACGCTTTGAAGTTCGAAGGCAGCGCGCTGACCCTCGAAGTCCAGCAGCAGCTCGGCGACGGCGTGGTGCGCACCATTGCGCTCGGCTCGTCCGACGGCCTGCGCCGCGGCCTGATCGTGACCAACACGGGCGCGCCCATCACCGTGCCGGTCGGCAAGGCCACGCTGGGCCGCATCATGGACGTGCTTGGCGCGCCCATCGACGAGCGCGGCCCGGTCGGCCAGGAGCTCACCGCTTCGATCCACCGCAAGGCACCCGCATACGACGAACTGTCGCCCTCGCAAGACCTGCTGGAAACCGGCATCAAGGTGATCGACCTTGTTTGCCCGTTCGCCAAGGGCGGCAAGGTGGGCCTGTTCGGCGGCGCCGGCGTGGGCAAGACCGTGAACATGATGGAACTCATCAACAACATCGCCAAGGCTCACTCGGGTCTGTCGGTGTTCGCCGGTGTGGGTGAACGTACCCGCGAAGGCAACGACTTCTATCACGAGATGGCCGACTCCGGCGTCGTGAACCTCGAGAAGCTCGAGGATTCGAAGGTGGCCATGGTCTACGGCCAGATGAACGAACCCCCGGGCAACCGCCTGCGCGTGGCGCTGACCGGCCTGACCATTGCCGAGTCGTTCCGCGACGAAGGCCGCGACGTGCTGTTCTTCGTGGACAACATCTACCGCTACACGCTGGCCGGTACCGAAGTGTCGGCTCTCTTGGGCCGTATGCCTTCCGCCGTGGGCTACCAGCCGACGCTGGCCGAAGAAATGGGCCGCCTGCAAGAGCGCATTACCTCGACCAAGGTTGGCTCGATCACCTCGATCCAGGCCGTGTACGTGCCGGCCGACGACTTGACCGACCCGTCGCCCGCCACCACCTTCGCCCACCTGGACTCCACCGTGGTGCTGTCGCGCGACATCGCTTCGCTCGGTATCTACCCCGCCGTGGACCCGCTGGACTCGACCTCGCGCCAGCTCGACCCGAACGTGGTCGGCGAAGAGCACTACAACGTGGCCCGCGCCGTTCAAGGCACGCTGCAGCGCTACAAGGAACTGCGCGACATCATCGCAATTCTGGGCATGGACGAACTCGCACCGGAAGACAAGCTTGCCGTGGCCCGCGCCCGCAAGATCCAGCGCTTCCTGTCGCAGCCGTTCCACGTGGCCGAAGTGTTCACCGGCTCGCCTGGCAAGTACGTGCCGCTGGCCGAAACCATCCGCGGCTTCAAGATGATCGTGAACGGCGAAGCCGACCACCTGCCGGAACAAGCGTTCTACATGGTCGGTACGATCGACGAGGCTTTCGAGAAGGCCAAGAAGGTCGCGTAA
- the atpG gene encoding F0F1 ATP synthase subunit gamma → MAAGKEIRGKIKSVENTKKITKAMEMVSVSKMRKAQERMRAARPYSEKIRNIAANLGRANPEYVHAFMKTNEAKAIGFIIVTSDKGLCGGLNTNLLRAVTTKLREAQAAGTAIESVAIGSKGLGFLNRIGARVVAHVTHLGDTPHLDKLIGPVKTLLDAYAEGKLSAVYLCYTKFINTIKQEPIVEPLLPLAAESLQVGEGQHSWDYIYEPDPESVIDELLVRYVESLVYQAVAENMASEHSARMVAMKAATDNAGNVISELKLVYNKTRQAGITKELSEIVSGAAAAAGV, encoded by the coding sequence ATGGCAGCTGGTAAGGAAATCCGCGGCAAGATCAAATCGGTGGAAAACACCAAGAAGATCACCAAGGCCATGGAAATGGTCTCGGTCTCCAAGATGCGCAAGGCGCAGGAGCGCATGCGCGCCGCGCGCCCCTACAGCGAGAAGATTCGCAACATCGCGGCCAACCTGGGCCGTGCAAACCCCGAATACGTTCACGCGTTCATGAAGACGAACGAGGCCAAGGCCATCGGCTTCATCATCGTGACGAGCGACAAGGGTCTGTGCGGCGGCTTGAACACCAACCTGCTGCGCGCCGTGACCACCAAGCTGCGCGAAGCGCAGGCGGCCGGCACGGCCATCGAGTCGGTGGCCATCGGCAGCAAGGGCCTGGGCTTTCTGAACCGCATCGGCGCCCGCGTGGTCGCGCACGTCACCCATCTGGGCGACACGCCTCACCTGGACAAGCTCATCGGCCCGGTCAAGACGCTGCTCGACGCCTATGCCGAAGGCAAGCTGTCCGCGGTGTACCTGTGCTACACGAAGTTCATCAACACCATCAAGCAAGAGCCGATCGTCGAGCCCCTGCTTCCGCTCGCGGCCGAATCGCTGCAGGTCGGAGAGGGCCAGCACTCGTGGGACTACATCTACGAGCCCGATCCTGAAAGCGTGATCGATGAGCTGCTGGTGCGCTATGTGGAGTCGCTGGTCTACCAGGCCGTGGCCGAGAACATGGCGTCCGAGCACTCGGCCCGCATGGTTGCGATGAAGGCTGCAACCGACAACGCCGGCAATGTGATCAGCGAGCTCAAGCTGGTCTACAACAAGACCCGTCAGGCCGGCATCACCAAGGAACTCTCCGAGATCGTCTCGGGCGCGGCGGCAGCCGCGGGCGTGTAA
- the atpA gene encoding F0F1 ATP synthase subunit alpha produces MQLNPAEISELIKSRIEGLGVSANIRNEGTVVSVTDGIVRVHGLSDAMQGEMLEFPPSADGTPSFGLALNLERDSVGAVILGEYEHISEGDTVKCTGRILEVPVGPELIGRVVNALGQPIDGKGPINAKMTDVIEKVAPGVIARKSVDQPLQTGLKSIDSMVPIGRGQRELIIGDRQTGKTAVAIDAIIAQKGQGVTCIYVAIGQKASSIKNVVRALEQVGAMDYTIVVAASASESAAMQYVSAYSGCTMGEYFRDRGQDALIVYDDLSKQAVAYRQVSLLLRRPPGREAYPGDVFYLHSRLLERAARVNADYVEAFTKGEVKGKTGSLTALPIIETQAGDVSAFVPTNVISITDGQIFLETNLFNAGIRPAINAGISVSRVGSAAQTKIIKGLSGGIRTDLAQYRELAAFAQFASDLDEATRKQLDRGARVTELLKQAQYSPLPISLMGATLFAVNKGFMDDLDIKKVLSFEHGLHQFLKTSHGPLLDKIEQAKALDKDAEAELTSAITAFKKSFA; encoded by the coding sequence ATGCAACTCAATCCCGCAGAAATTTCCGAACTGATCAAGAGCCGCATCGAGGGTCTCGGCGTCAGTGCCAACATCCGCAATGAAGGCACCGTGGTGTCGGTGACCGACGGCATCGTGCGCGTGCACGGCCTGTCCGACGCGATGCAAGGCGAAATGCTCGAATTCCCGCCGAGCGCTGACGGCACGCCGTCGTTCGGCCTGGCGCTGAACCTCGAGCGCGACTCGGTCGGCGCCGTGATCTTGGGCGAATACGAACACATCTCCGAAGGCGACACGGTCAAGTGCACCGGCCGCATCCTGGAAGTGCCGGTCGGCCCCGAGCTCATCGGCCGCGTGGTGAACGCACTGGGCCAGCCGATCGACGGCAAGGGTCCGATCAACGCCAAGATGACCGACGTGATCGAAAAGGTCGCTCCGGGCGTGATCGCCCGCAAGTCGGTCGACCAGCCCCTGCAAACCGGCCTGAAGTCCATCGACTCGATGGTGCCGATCGGCCGCGGCCAGCGCGAGCTGATCATCGGCGACCGCCAGACCGGCAAGACGGCCGTGGCCATCGACGCCATCATTGCCCAGAAGGGCCAGGGCGTGACCTGCATCTACGTCGCGATCGGCCAGAAGGCTTCGTCGATCAAGAACGTGGTGCGCGCGCTCGAGCAAGTCGGCGCCATGGACTACACGATCGTGGTGGCCGCATCGGCCTCCGAATCGGCAGCCATGCAATACGTGTCGGCCTACTCGGGCTGCACCATGGGCGAGTACTTCCGCGATCGCGGTCAGGACGCGCTGATCGTCTATGACGACCTCTCCAAGCAAGCCGTTGCATACCGCCAGGTGTCGCTGCTGCTGCGCCGCCCGCCAGGCCGCGAAGCCTACCCCGGCGACGTGTTCTATCTCCACAGCCGTCTGCTCGAGCGCGCCGCGCGCGTCAACGCCGACTACGTGGAAGCCTTCACCAAGGGTGAAGTCAAGGGCAAGACCGGCTCGCTCACCGCGCTGCCGATCATCGAAACGCAAGCCGGCGACGTGTCCGCTTTCGTGCCGACCAACGTGATCTCGATCACCGACGGCCAGATCTTCCTGGAAACCAACCTGTTCAACGCAGGTATCCGCCCCGCCATCAACGCCGGTATCTCGGTGTCGCGCGTGGGTTCGGCGGCCCAGACCAAGATCATCAAGGGCCTGTCGGGCGGTATCCGTACCGACCTCGCGCAGTACCGCGAGCTGGCCGCGTTCGCGCAGTTCGCCTCCGACCTGGACGAAGCCACCCGCAAGCAGCTCGACCGCGGTGCCCGCGTGACCGAACTGCTGAAGCAGGCCCAGTACAGCCCGCTGCCGATCTCGCTGATGGGTGCCACGCTGTTTGCCGTGAACAAGGGTTTCATGGACGACCTGGACATCAAGAAGGTTCTGTCCTTCGAGCACGGCCTGCACCAGTTCCTGAAGACCAGCCACGGCCCCCTGCTCGACAAGATCGAGCAAGCCAAGGCGCTCGACAAGGACGCCGAGGCCGAGCTGACGAGCGCGATCACCGCGTTCAAGAAGTCGTTCGCCTGA
- a CDS encoding F0F1 ATP synthase subunit delta, translating into MAELATIARPYAEALFKACSGDLEGTAGWLDQLASVAGNPQLLEFAANPKVPPEQVFELIAGLSKQPLPDAGKNFLRAVIDNGRLAALPEVAIQFRALCNARSGAADAVIYSAFPIDDAALQEVGAALERRFARKLTTRVELDPSLIGGIRAVVGDEVLDTSVRARLEQMKAALTA; encoded by the coding sequence ATGGCCGAACTCGCGACCATTGCCCGTCCCTACGCCGAGGCGCTGTTCAAGGCGTGCTCCGGCGACCTCGAAGGCACGGCAGGCTGGCTCGACCAGCTGGCGTCCGTCGCCGGCAACCCGCAGCTCCTGGAGTTCGCGGCCAACCCGAAGGTGCCGCCCGAGCAGGTGTTCGAGCTGATCGCCGGGCTTTCGAAGCAGCCCTTGCCCGATGCGGGCAAGAACTTTCTGCGCGCCGTCATCGACAACGGCCGGTTGGCTGCATTGCCCGAAGTGGCAATCCAGTTCCGTGCCTTGTGCAATGCGCGCAGCGGGGCTGCCGATGCCGTGATCTACAGCGCTTTTCCGATCGACGACGCGGCGCTGCAAGAGGTTGGCGCGGCGCTGGAGCGGCGCTTTGCGCGCAAGCTCACGACGCGGGTCGAACTCGACCCCTCGCTCATCGGCGGCATCCGTGCCGTGGTTGGCGACGAAGTGCTCGACACCTCGGTCAGGGCGCGCCTCGAACAAATGAAAGCGGCGCTGACCGCCTGA
- a CDS encoding F0F1 ATP synthase subunit B, whose translation MSINATLFVQAIVFLLLVLFTMKFVWPPIAKALDERAQKIAAGLAAAEKAKAELASANQRVEQELVASRNETTNRLADAERRAQQIIEEAKSRATEEANKIVAAAREEANQQSVRAREALREQVAALAVKGAEQILRKEVNAGVHADLLSRLKTEL comes from the coding sequence GTGAGTATCAACGCGACCCTGTTCGTTCAGGCCATCGTCTTCCTGCTGCTTGTGCTGTTCACGATGAAATTCGTGTGGCCGCCGATCGCGAAGGCCTTGGACGAACGAGCACAAAAGATCGCTGCGGGCCTGGCGGCCGCCGAGAAGGCCAAGGCCGAACTGGCCTCCGCCAACCAGCGTGTCGAGCAGGAACTGGTGGCGTCTCGTAACGAGACCACCAATCGCCTGGCCGATGCCGAGCGCCGTGCCCAGCAGATCATCGAAGAGGCCAAGAGCCGCGCAACCGAGGAGGCCAACAAGATCGTGGCCGCCGCGCGCGAAGAGGCCAACCAGCAGTCCGTGCGTGCGCGTGAGGCGCTGCGCGAGCAGGTGGCCGCACTGGCCGTCAAGGGTGCCGAGCAGATTCTCCGCAAGGAAGTCAACGCCGGCGTTCATGCCGACTTGCTCAGCCGCCTGAAGACCGAACTCTGA
- the atpE gene encoding F0F1 ATP synthase subunit C: MENVLGLVALACGLIVGLGAIGASIGIALMGGKFLESSARQPELMNELQTKMFILAGLIDAAFLIGVAIALLFAFANPFIAALPK; this comes from the coding sequence ATGGAAAACGTTCTCGGTCTCGTCGCTCTGGCTTGTGGTTTGATCGTCGGTCTCGGCGCGATCGGTGCTTCCATCGGTATTGCACTGATGGGCGGCAAGTTCCTCGAGTCGTCGGCTCGTCAACCTGAACTCATGAACGAACTGCAAACCAAGATGTTCATCTTGGCCGGTCTGATCGACGCTGCGTTCCTGATCGGCGTGGCAATTGCCCTGCTGTTCGCTTTCGCCAACCCGTTCATCGCCGCTCTGCCGAAGTAA
- the atpB gene encoding F0F1 ATP synthase subunit A: protein MAAEGHAPTASEYIVHHLQHWQVDWSLNPVVQKAIVDFNVINLDSVLYALIVGALGCFVLWLAARKATPGVPGRFQAAVEMLVEMVDNQAKSNIHNAKSRKFIAPLALTVFVWIFLLNAMDMLPVDLLPSLWAKVFEAAGHDPHHAYMRVVPTADLSTTLGLSTSVLLLCLFYSIKIKGLGGWGHELITAPFGAHPVLWPINLLMQVIEYLAKTVSHGMRLFGNMYAGELVFMLIALMGGAMAASFSGVMLPIGHVIAGTVWAIFHILVITLQAFIFMMLTLIYLGQAHEAH from the coding sequence ATGGCCGCCGAAGGACACGCCCCGACCGCGAGTGAATACATCGTTCACCACCTCCAGCACTGGCAAGTTGACTGGAGCCTCAATCCCGTGGTCCAGAAGGCCATCGTCGACTTCAATGTCATCAACCTCGACTCGGTGCTCTATGCGCTGATCGTCGGTGCGCTGGGCTGCTTCGTGCTGTGGCTGGCTGCTCGCAAGGCCACGCCGGGCGTACCCGGCCGGTTCCAGGCTGCGGTCGAAATGCTCGTTGAAATGGTCGACAACCAGGCCAAGTCGAACATCCACAACGCAAAAAGCCGCAAGTTCATTGCGCCTCTGGCGCTCACCGTGTTCGTCTGGATCTTCCTCTTGAACGCCATGGACATGCTGCCGGTCGACCTGCTGCCCTCGCTGTGGGCCAAGGTCTTCGAGGCAGCCGGACACGATCCGCACCACGCCTACATGCGCGTCGTTCCCACGGCCGACCTGTCCACCACGCTGGGCCTGTCGACCTCGGTGCTGCTGCTGTGCCTGTTCTACAGCATCAAGATCAAGGGCCTGGGCGGCTGGGGTCACGAGCTCATCACTGCGCCTTTCGGTGCGCACCCGGTGCTCTGGCCGATCAACCTGCTGATGCAAGTCATCGAATACCTGGCCAAGACCGTCTCGCACGGCATGCGGTTGTTCGGCAACATGTATGCGGGTGAGCTCGTTTTCATGCTGATCGCGCTCATGGGTGGTGCGATGGCGGCTTCGTTCTCGGGAGTGATGCTGCCCATCGGGCACGTCATTGCCGGTACCGTCTGGGCGATCTTCCACATCCTGGTGATCACGCTTCAGGCATTCATTTTCATGATGCTGACCCTGATCTATCTCGGCCAGGCTCATGAAGCGCATTGA
- a CDS encoding ATP synthase subunit I has translation MTTSAPVSEIDAEVSDFKPLTAEEAQRLREKNPEMSPWWVIGAQVAMGILVAGVAWMWTQRPGAAVSAFYGAMAVAIPAALFVRGVRRARGAVSQSAVMLRFFVWELIKIALTVALLAAAPWLIEGISWLALLAGVVVAMKMYWVALLVRPGLLNRI, from the coding sequence ATGACAACCAGCGCTCCTGTCTCCGAGATCGATGCTGAAGTCTCCGACTTCAAGCCGCTGACCGCCGAAGAGGCCCAGCGGCTTCGCGAGAAAAATCCCGAAATGTCGCCCTGGTGGGTGATTGGGGCCCAGGTGGCCATGGGAATTCTTGTGGCCGGAGTGGCATGGATGTGGACTCAGCGGCCGGGTGCCGCGGTGTCGGCGTTTTACGGAGCCATGGCGGTAGCGATCCCGGCGGCGTTGTTCGTGCGGGGTGTGCGGCGGGCACGGGGTGCCGTGTCGCAATCTGCTGTCATGCTGCGGTTTTTTGTGTGGGAGTTGATCAAGATCGCGTTGACCGTTGCCTTGCTGGCGGCGGCACCGTGGCTGATCGAGGGCATCAGTTGGCTGGCCTTGTTGGCCGGCGTGGTGGTCGCCATGAAAATGTACTGGGTGGCCCTGCTGGTGCGGCCCGGATTGTTGAACCGGATTTGA
- a CDS encoding D-amino acid aminotransferase has protein sequence MHPLTAALPTTLCYLDGEFTALRDAKISVLDRGFIFGDGIYEVVPVYGGQPFCFEEHMARLDRSLAELQIANPLTLAQWRDIVMRLAEPGGDAPQAVYFQITRGVAPRDHAMTKGVRPTVFVMVNPLPPVSDAVRAKGVACVTAADFRWEKAHIKSTSLLGAVLARQISVEAGAAETVMFRGEWLSEASSSNVWIVKDGQLIGPPKDNLVLTGIRYGLLERLCAERGIPFALRRVSRDEVFGADELLLSSASKEVLPVVTLDGQAIGNGRPGPIYQALYAAYQEAKQRNAEKPQKQGVTPA, from the coding sequence ATGCACCCTCTTACTGCCGCTCTCCCCACCACGCTCTGCTACCTCGACGGCGAGTTCACCGCCCTTCGGGATGCGAAGATCAGCGTTCTCGACCGTGGCTTCATTTTCGGCGACGGCATCTATGAAGTCGTCCCTGTCTACGGCGGCCAGCCTTTCTGCTTCGAAGAACACATGGCGCGGCTCGATCGGTCGCTGGCCGAGCTTCAGATTGCCAATCCGCTCACGCTCGCCCAATGGCGCGACATCGTGATGCGACTGGCCGAACCCGGCGGCGATGCGCCCCAGGCCGTGTACTTTCAGATTACCCGCGGTGTGGCGCCGCGCGATCATGCCATGACCAAGGGCGTGCGCCCGACGGTGTTCGTGATGGTGAATCCGCTGCCGCCGGTGTCCGACGCCGTGCGCGCCAAGGGCGTGGCCTGCGTGACCGCGGCCGACTTTCGCTGGGAGAAGGCGCACATCAAGAGCACCAGCCTGCTGGGCGCGGTGCTGGCGCGGCAGATCAGCGTGGAAGCCGGTGCGGCCGAAACCGTCATGTTCAGGGGCGAATGGCTGAGCGAAGCCTCTTCCAGCAACGTGTGGATCGTCAAGGATGGCCAACTCATCGGTCCGCCCAAGGACAACCTGGTGCTGACCGGCATCCGCTACGGCCTGCTGGAGCGCCTGTGCGCCGAGCGCGGCATTCCATTTGCCCTGCGCCGCGTTTCGCGCGACGAAGTGTTCGGCGCCGATGAGTTGCTGCTCTCGTCGGCCAGCAAGGAAGTGCTGCCGGTGGTGACGCTCGACGGCCAGGCCATTGGGAATGGCCGCCCCGGCCCCATCTACCAAGCCTTGTACGCGGCTTACCAAGAGGCCAAGCAGCGCAACGCAGAGAAGCCACAGAAACAAGGAGTGACCCCCGCATGA